The Paramisgurnus dabryanus chromosome 1, PD_genome_1.1, whole genome shotgun sequence genome includes a window with the following:
- the LOC135749852 gene encoding Schwann cell myelin protein-like, with translation MKTEKQIILFICLLQGVWCEDWPISLPEKIEALSGSCVTINCRFTIDNKYDKDLTDSAGGVWYKKGLQDNNIVFNSSNSKLSFKGEITGKLKDKDCTTIFYNVTSNDKGRFNFRIEGNGGLKYIYKEKSVELAVIDSPHKPTVQIFKDQMKVEVQEEVLEGSSMCLRCSAKTLCSSSPPTLTWSSTDRLHLNDSSRRQLDQQKQTEIISDLNFTATHLQHEVTFICTITYQIQQRITTAQNNITLRVQYAPKNTLVSVFPSNSVLEGSSVTLICSSDGNPAVFNYTWYRENEGQLEELQTGYNLTFNVTDRTHTGRYYCQARNQHGTQNKSVLLDIQCEY, from the exons ATGAAGACAGAAAAGCAAATCATTCTTTTCATTTGTTTGTTACAAG GTGTTTGGTGTGAAGATTGGCCCATCAGTCTGCCAGAGAAGATTGAAGCTCTGAGTGGATCCTGTGTGACCATAAACTGCAGATTTACTATTGATAACAAATATGACAAAGATCTCACTGACAGTGCTGGAGGAGTGTGGTATAAAAAGGGGCTTCAAGACAACAACATTGTGTTTAACTCCAGCAACTCCAAACTCTCTTTTAAAGGGGAAATAActggaaaattaaaagacaaGGACTGCACCACCATCTTTTATAATGTTACTTCAAATGACAAAGGCAGATTTAACTTCAGGATTGAGGGCAATGGTGGACTGAAATATATCTATAAAGAAAAGTCTGTTGAATTAGCTGTGATCG ACTCTCCCCACAAACCCACAGTGCAGATATTTAAGGATCAGATGAAGGTTGAGGTTCAGGAGGAGGTGTTAGAGGGGAGCTCTATGTGTCTGCGCTGCTCTGCTAAGACTCTCTGCTCCTCTTCTCCACCAACTCTCACATGGAGCTCCACTGACAGACTCCACCTCAATGACAGCAGCAGACGACAGCTGGATCAACAGAAACAAACTGAGATCATCTCTGATCTGAACTTCACTGCTACTCACCTTCAACATGAAGTCACTTTCATCTGCACTATAACCTACCAGATACAACAGAGGATCACAACAGCACAGAACAACATCACATTACGTGTTCAGT ATGCTCCTAAAAACACATTAGTGTCTGTGTTTCCATCTAACTCTGTACTGGAGGGCAGTTCAGTGACTTTGATCTGCAGCAGTGATGGAAATCCAGCAGTGTTCAACTACACCTGGTACAGAGAGAATGAAGGACAGCTGGAGGAGCTGCAGACTGGATATAATCTCACCTTCAATGTGACTGATCGTACACACACAGGACGCTACTACTGTCAAGCCAGAAACCAACATGGTACCCAAAACAAATCAGTGTTGCTGGACATTCAGTGTgagtattaa